A single Plasmodium knowlesi strain H genome assembly, chromosome: 13 DNA region contains:
- a CDS encoding u3 small nucleolar ribonucleoprotein protein. u3 small nucleolar ribonucleoprotein protein, protein MLRRNIRLRKEYLYLKKVEEEKKKYAEKIKSVKKSYRENKKIQGDLKNEENELRKQMNLYDEKAINKKFDDEYFFSGVENPRVLITTSRNPSSQLECFAKEFKLLIPNSEKINRGSYFIKDILNFARKNNITDVIIIHEYKGIPRNLIICHLPFGPTLFCTIKDCKMRHEFTDQLGSVSSCNPHLIFHNFNTDLGKRIMCIFKYLFPPVKIRMNKRKLSISRRKAQGGNSNEEQTGLLITNSVQHHTLDEQDDKENDELQITFKNNEYFDLQKFENNRVITFFNKNDVIYFRHYNWETNEKGEIILNEVGPRFSFIVYKINKEALDSLNEDYEYVYRPFLNSKKTQLA, encoded by the coding sequence ATGTTGAGGCGAAACATAAGATTGCGGAAGGAGTATTTGTACTTAAAGAAggtggaggaagagaaaaaaaaatacgcagaGAAGATAAAGAGCGTAAAGAAAAGCTacagggaaaataaaaagatacAAGGGGACTTAAAGAATGAAGAGAACGAATTGAGAAAACAGATGAATCTGTATGACGAAAAAGCAATCAATAAAAAATTCGATGATGAGTATTTCTTTTCTGGAGTTGAAAACCCACGTGTTTTAATTACCACGTCGAGGAACCCCTCCTCTCAGCTAGAATGTTTTGCAAAAGAATTTAAACTTCTCATTCCAAATAGCGAAAAGATAAATAGAGGAAGTTATTTCATTAAAGATATTTTAAACTTTGCTAGAAAGAACAACATCACGGATGTTATAATTATCCACGAGTATAAGGGGATTCCCCGAAATTTAATAATTTGTCACTTACCCTTTGGTCCCACTCTCTTCTGTACCATAAAGGATTGCAAAATGAGACATGAGTTCACAGATCAACTTGGGAGCGTGTCTTCGTGCAACCCTCATTTAATCTTTCATAATTTCAACACAGATTTGGGGAAGAGAATTATGTGCATTTTTAAGTACCTATTTCCCCCTGTTAAAATTAGGATGAATAAAAGGAAGCTTTCTATCTCCAGGAGAAAGGCACAGGGTGGAAATTCGAACGAAGAACAAACTGGCTTGCTCATCACCAATAGTGTGCAACACCATACTCTGGATGAACAGGACGACAAGGAGAACGATGAATTACAAATAACCTTCAAAAATAATGAGTATTTTGATCTTCAGAAATTTGAGAACAACCGAGTTATAACTttctttaataaaaatgacgTCATATACTTTCGGCACTACAATTGGGAGACTAATGAAAAGGgcgaaattattttaaatgaaGTTGGCCCCCGATTCAGTTTTATCGtttacaaaataaacaaagaaGCGCTCGATTCTCTGAATGAGGATTATGAGTATGTGTATCGTCCCTTCTTAAATTCGAAGAAGACTCAGCTTGCATAG
- a CDS encoding BRIX domain, putative, whose product MVTAKKGKKFKPAVKKEGNKQGKAKESKQKTAKQHEEEIVQKTNVIAIKKSGMNSVFKSLCRDLAEVFSPYSVTLYINKLKNLAELKKKLKELCYKYTISIHISNQKLMYNITSNYTKLTLTFIIQNFTNASVIRSKSPKCAFHNYSKFKPLLILKNFNKSENPEMLNYLIIIQNILKNMFPNINLRTDGEHKPKRVILYSYNSADETIYFRQYVTSLRQKSVKEIINEAYRNDGLGEYNNMYNFLSNRMDLNSAKREEENEMVEVGPRVSFKIFKIEDQDKVIYSMTNQK is encoded by the exons ATGGTGACAGccaagaaggggaaaaaattcaaaccggcggtaaaaaaagaaggcaacAAACAGGGGAAAGCGAAGGAGAGTAAACAAAAGACTGCAAAGCAacatgaagaagaaattgtcCAAAAAACAAACGTAATAGCAATTAAGAAAAGTGGAATGAACTCCGTTTTCAAATCGTTATGTCGAGATTTAGCAGAAGTGTTCTCCCCATATTCGGTAACcttatacataaataaattaaaaaatttagccGAACTGAAGAAAAAACTAAAGGAGTTATGCTATAAATATACAATTAGCATACACATAAGCAACCAAAAATTGATGTATAATATTACGAGCAATTACACCAAGTTGACATTAACATTTATCATTCAAAATTTCACCAATGCATCAGTGATTAGGTCTAAAAGTCCCAAATGTGCTTTTCACAATTATAGTAAATTTAAGCCTTTActcattttgaaaaacttcAATAAATCTGAAAATCCGGAGATGctaaattatttaattattatacaaaatataCTGAAAAATATGTTCCCCAATATAAATCTCAGAACAGACGGCGAACACAAACCTAAGAGAGTCATACTGTACAGCTACAACAGCGCCGATGAAACTATCTACTTTCGCCAGTATGTGACAAGTTTAAGACAGAAATCGGttaaagaaataataaatgagGCGTACCGAAATGATGGTCTAGGGGAGTATAACAacatgtacaattttttatccAACCGAATGGACCTCAATAGTGctaaaagggaggaagaaaacgaaatggTGGAAGTAGGACCACGCGTTAGCTTCaagatttttaaaattgaagaTCAGGACAAAG ttaTATACTCCATGACAAATCAGAAATGA
- a CDS encoding heat shock protein 70, putative → MASGKAAKPNLPESNIAIGIDLGTTYSCVGVWRNENVDIIANDQGNRTTPSYVAFTDTERLIGDAAKNQVARNPENTVFDAKRLIGRKFTESSVQSDMKHWPFTVKSGVDEKPMIEVSYQGEKKLFHPEEISSMVLQKMKENAEAFLGKSIKNAVITVPAYFNDSQRQATKDAGTIAGLNVMRIINEPTAAAIAYGLHKKGKGEKNILIFDLGGGTFDVSLLTIEDGIFEVKATAGDTHLGGEDFDNRLVNFCVEDFKRKNRGKDLSKNSRALRRLRTQCERAKRTLSSSTQATIEIDSLFEGIDYSVTVSRARFEELCIDYFRDTLIPVEKVLKDAMMDKKSVHEVVLVGGSTRIPKIQTLIKEFFNGKEACRSINPDEAVAYGAAVQAAILSGDQSNAVQDLLLLDVCSLSLGLETAGGVMTKLIERNTTIPAKKSQIFTTYADNQPGVLIQVYEGERALTKDNNLLGKFHLDGIPPAPRKVPQIEVTFDIDANGILNVTAVEKSTGKQNHITITNDKGRLSPEEIDRMVNDAEKYKAEDEENKNRIEARNSLENYCYGVKSSLEDQKIKEKLQPSEIETCMKSISSILEWLEKNQLASKEEYESKQKEAESVCAPIMSKIYQDAAGAAGGMPGGMPGGMPGGMPGGGMPGGMNFPGGMPGGGMPGGAPAGSGPTVEEVD, encoded by the coding sequence atggCAAGCGGAAAAGCAGCCAAGCCAAATCTCCCCGAATCGAACATCGCCATCGGTATTGACCTTGGTACCACCTATTCCTGCGTCGGAGTATGGAGAAACGAAAATGTAGATATCATTGCCAATGACCAGGGAAACAGAACCACTCCCTCCTATGTTGCCTTCACTGACACGGAGAGGCTAATCGGAGATGCCGCTAAGAACCAAGTGGCAAGGAACCCAGAAAACACTGTTTTCGATGCTAAGAGGTTAATTGGAAGGAAGTTCACTGAATCTTCTGTGCAGAGCGATATGAAACACTGGCCCTTTACCGTTAAATCCGGTGTTGATGAGAAACCCATGATTGAAGTGAGCTATCAAggagagaagaaattatttcacCCCGAAGAAATCTCTTCTATGGTTTTGCAAAAGATGAAAGAGAATGCCGAAGCCTTCTTAGGAAAGTCTATAAAAAATGCAGTCATCACCGTCCCAGCTTATTTTAATGATTCACAAAGGCAAGCCACCAAGGACGCAGGTACCATTGCTGGTTTGAATGTTATGAGAATCATTAACGAGCCAACCGCAGCTGCTATTGCATATGGtcttcacaaaaaaggaaagggtgaAAAGAACATTCTGATCTTCGATCTTGGAGGAGGAACTTTCGATGTATCCCTCCTTACTATTGAAGATGGAATTTTCGAAGTGAAGGCTACAGCTGGAGACACTCACTTGGGAGGAGAAGATTTTGACAACAGATTGGTCAACTTTTGTGTTGAagattttaaaagaaaaaatagaggaaAGGATTTATCCAAAAATAGCAGAGCTTTGAGAAGATTACGAACTCAGTGTGAGAGAGCCAAACGTACCTTGTCCTCCTCCACACAAGCCACCATCGAAATTGATTCCCTCTTTGAAGGTATCGACTACAGTGTAACAGTAAGCAGAGCCAGATTTGAGGAATTATGTATCGATTACTTCCGTGATACGCTAATCCCTGTTGAGAAGGTGTTGAAAGATGCAATGATGGACAAGAAGAGCGTGCACGAAGTTGTTCTTGTTGGTGGTTCCACAAGAATTCCCAAAATTCAAACACTCATTAAGGAATTCTTTAACGGAAAGGAAGCCTGCAGATCAATCAACCCTGATGAAGCCGTTGCATATGGTGCTGCAGTGCAAGCAGCCATTTTGTCCGGTGACCAATCCAATGCCGTACAAGACTTGTTGCTCTTAGATGTGTGCTCCTTATCCCTTGGTTTGGAAACCGCAGGAGGAGTTATGACCAAGCTCATTGAGAGAAATACCACGATCCCCGCCAAGAAGAGTCAAATCTTCACTACCTATGCTGATAACCAACCAGGAGTGTTGATCCAAGTGTACGAAGGAGAAAGAGCCCTAACCAAGGACAATAACCTTTTAGGTAAATTTCACCTAGACGGTATCCCACCTGCCCCAAGAAAAGTTCCACAAATTGAAGTTACCTTTGACATTGATGCCAATGGTATCCTTAATGTCACTGCTGTTGAAAAGTCTACTGGAAAGCAGAACCATATTACCATTACGAATGACAAGGGAAGATTGTCCCCAGAAGAAATTGACCGTATGGTGAACGATGCtgaaaaatacaaagcagaggatgaagaaaataagaacagAATTGAAGCAAGAAACAGCCTTGAAAATTACTGCTACGGAGTAAAGAGCTCATTAGAGGaccagaaaataaaagagaaattgCAACCATCTGAAATTGAAACTTGCATGAAGAGCATCAGTAGCATATTGGAGTGGTTAGAGAAGAACCAATTAGCTAGCAAGGAAGAATATGAGTCCAAGCAAAAGGAAGCTGAGTCCGTTTGCGCTCCCATCATGTCCAAGATATATCAGGATGCCGCTGGTGCAGCTGGCGGAATGCCCGGTGGAATGCCCGGAGGTATGCCAGGAGGCATGCCCGGCGGTGGAATGCCAGGTGGAATGAATTTCCCAGGTGGCATGCCAGGTGGCGGAATGCCCGGAGGTGCTCCCGCTGGAAGTGGACCCACTGTCGAGGAAGTCGATTGA
- a CDS encoding perforin-like protein 5, putative gives MGLKCYAICAYALILHLPVRCVSKSEDLFIPRLYTHNVDTSEKEHLISYLGMTYDIIKGNPLGDPLYAVDMGYRRYVLRNKLNTRSDQECEENEHPLSENHGGNQDSLSYTACMRTNVKCSSGKEMHIINGLDDINKVYKTYKFETQYDIHPFNASNYYRMLVERINKGDSIILRKEICVKYLVSLSEGGDDMLDPFFVNMLSELGNNYQNIGGDKYKCDVQSYRNNKYSQDCLKTVTPWMTFFNLYGTHFISGVYYGGRVINNLFVENDYLPKDGRKIRLYTKRLNPFGGVSKRGHHRGILFFGSVISSEKVRHIAQRVVMVEGGGEGDVEIPSMQTGEDNPQAGKNNIRNFSHKKWKNSIKGSSVKPVKLILKPFSDFIKSADEKNAYYKALEFYSNLTYTNYNPYPFQLNRSEGDLDKMHIKRWHQYIDKNINFNVMPKCKKGEKILSGFIITNKKRLYDDNNVMHVCPLSRECSSGMNIESDKSFEFGWVLCSRENPQEIHQMKKLVQGNNTVITCPSNMKIGFGFSLTMQKGVHTNMNIEPCGSNVASCGLSPKVGESPQGFLWVNCLPSNKQVLLGTLESKSFSEKMHLNDNTLVRLECSQGKFIIAGFAVDYTASSMDDYLICPVGSSACELKIRVQQVRSLEVHVPIIFIVCSSL, from the coding sequence ATGGGGCTGAAATGCTACGCCATTTGCGCGTACGCATTGATACTTCACCTGCCGGTGCGATGCGTTTCGAAAAGTGAAGACCTTTTTATCCCCCGTTTATACACCCATAATGTTGACACTTCAGAGAAGGAACACTTAATAAGTTACCTAGGAATGACTTACGACATTATTAAGGGAAACCCGTTGGGAGACCCTCTATACGCGGTAGACATGGGGTACAGAAGGTATGTCCTAAGGAATAAGTTAAACACAAGGAGTGATCAGgaatgtgaagaaaatgaacatCCTTTATCAGAGAATCATGGGGGCAATCAGGATAGTTTGTCCTACACAGCCTGCATGCGGACAAACGTGAAATGCTCGAGCGGTAAGGAGATGCACATAATTAACGGATTAGACGACATCAATAAGGTATATAAAACTTACAAATTCGAAACGCAGTATGATATTCACCCTTTTAACGCATCCAATTATTACAGAATGCTGGTAGAAAGAATTAACAAGGGAGATTCCATAATTCTGCGGAAGGAAATTTGTGTAAAGTATTTGGTCTCTTTATCGGAAGGAGGTGATGACATGCTGGACCCATTCTTTGTAAATATGTTAAGTGAACTGGGGAATAATTACCAAAACATCGGGGGGGACAAGTACAAATGCGATGTACAATCTTACaggaataataaatatagcCAGGACTGCCTTAAAACTGTTACGCCCTGGATGACGTTCTTCAATTTGTATGGAACGCACTTCATATCGGGGGTTTACTACGGGGGGAGGGTGATAAATAATTTGTTCGTAGAGAATGACTACTTACCAAAGGATGGTAGAAAAATTCGGTTGTACACGAAGCGCTTGAACCCGTTTGGCGGTGTGAGCAAGAGGGGACACCACCGTGGCATTCTATTCTTTGGATCGGTTATATCGAGTGAGAAAGTCAGGCATATAGCTCAACGGGTTGTCATGGTAGAAGGTGGTGGCGAAGGAGATGTGGAAATACCCTCCATGCAAACCGGAGAAGATAATCCTCaagcaggaaaaaataacatacgAAATTTTTcgcacaaaaaatggaaaaattctATCAAAGGAAGTTCTGTAAAGCCTGTAAAGCTAATTTTGAAACCCTTCTCAGATTTTATAAAATCGgctgatgaaaaaaatgcgtacTATAAGGCCTTGGAATTCTACTCAAATTTAACTTATACCAATTACAACCCATATCCATTTCAGTTGAACAGAAGTGAAGGGGATCTGGACAAGATGCACATAAAGAGATGGCATCAATATATagacaaaaatataaatttcaATGTTATGCCTAAGTGTaagaaaggggagaaaatacTTAGCGGGTTTATCattacaaataaaaaaagacttTATGATGATAATAACGTGATGCACGTGTGTCCACTATCAAGAGAATGTTCCAGTGGAATGAACATCGAATCAGATAAAAGTTTTGAATTTGGATGGGTTCTATGTAGTAGGGAAAACCCGCAAGAAATACACCAGATGAAAAAACTAGTTCAGGGGAATAACACAGTAATTACATGTCCCTCGAATATGAAAATAGGCTTTGGTTTTTCCTTAACAATGCAGAAGGGCGTCCACACGAATATGAACATCGAACCGTGTGGAAGCAACGTAGCGTCTTGTGGACTTTCCCCCAAGGTGGGGGAAAGTCCGCAAGGTTTTCTTTGGGTTAACTGTCTTCCTAGTAATAAGCAGGTACTACTGGGAACGTTGGAATCCAAATCCTTTAGCGAAAAAATGCACTTAAATGATAATACCTTGGTTAGGTTGGAATGCTCACAGGGGAAGTTCATCATTGCGGGGTTCGCAGTTGATTACACTGCGTCGAGCATGGATGATTATCTGATATGCCCTGTGGGAAGTTCCGCCTGTGAGTTGAAGATTCGCGTTCAGCAGGTAAGGAGCCTGGAAGTGCATGTGCCTATCATTTTCATCGTCTGTTCGTCTCTCTAA